The window GAGGGACGGACTTAACCCGAGCGGGCGCGGGGATTCGCGTATGTCTGAAGACGAGCGACGCATCGAGACGCGCGCAATCCACGCCGGCCAAGAACCCGACGAGGAGACGGGCGCGCTCATGACGCCTATCTACGCGAACTCGACGTACGCGCAGGACGGACCCGGCGACCACCGCGGGTACGAATACTCCCGAACGGGCAATCCGACACGGACCGACCTCGAATCGAACCTCGCGGCGCTCGAAGGCGGGTCGTACGGTCGCGCGTTCTCCTCCGGGATGGGCGCTATCAACACCGTTCTCAACCTCCTCGAAGCGGGCGACCACGTCGTCGCCGGCAACGACGTCTACGGCGGCACGCACCGCATCTTCACGCAGGTCTACGAGAAATACGACCTCGAATTCGACTTCGTCGAGACGACGGACCACGACGCCGTCCGCGACGCCGTCCGCGACGAGACGGCGCTCGTGTGGGTCGAGACGCCGACGAACCCCCTCATGCGCGTCAACGACATCGACGCTCTCGCGGACATCGCACACGAGGTGGACGCGCTCTGTGCCGTCGACAACACCTTTGCCACGCCGTACCTCCAGCGCCCGCTCGAATACGGCGCGGACATCGTCTCACACTCGCTGACGAAGTACCTCGGCGGCCACTCCGACATCGTCGGCGGCGCACTCGTCACCGACGACGAGGAACTCGACGAAGAGATAGGATTCTACCAGAACTCCGTCGGCGCGACACCGTCACCGTTCGACTGCTTCCTCGTCCTCCGTGGAACGAAGACGCTCCCCGTCCGGATGGACCGCCACTGCGACAACGCCCGCGAACTCGCGGCTTGGCTAGACGACCACGAGGCCGTCGAGACTGTCCACTACCCCGGCCTCGACTCCCACCCACAGCACGAACTCGCGTCCGAGCAGATGGACGACTTCGGCGGCATGCTCTCGTTCGAACTCGACGGCACGCTCGAACAGGCGTCGACCGTCGTCGAGGAGACGGAGGTGTTCACGCTCGCCGAGAGTCTCGGTGGCGTCGAGAGTCTCATCGAACAGCCTGCGGCGATGACGCACGCCGCCATTCCGCGAGAAGAGCGTCTCGAAGCGGGACTCACTGACGGACTCATTCGCGTCTCGGTCGGCATCGAGCACATCGGCGACATGAAAACCGACCTCCAGCAGGCGTT is drawn from Haloferax litoreum and contains these coding sequences:
- a CDS encoding cystathionine gamma-synthase; protein product: MSEDERRIETRAIHAGQEPDEETGALMTPIYANSTYAQDGPGDHRGYEYSRTGNPTRTDLESNLAALEGGSYGRAFSSGMGAINTVLNLLEAGDHVVAGNDVYGGTHRIFTQVYEKYDLEFDFVETTDHDAVRDAVRDETALVWVETPTNPLMRVNDIDALADIAHEVDALCAVDNTFATPYLQRPLEYGADIVSHSLTKYLGGHSDIVGGALVTDDEELDEEIGFYQNSVGATPSPFDCFLVLRGTKTLPVRMDRHCDNARELAAWLDDHEAVETVHYPGLDSHPQHELASEQMDDFGGMLSFELDGTLEQASTVVEETEVFTLAESLGGVESLIEQPAAMTHAAIPREERLEAGLTDGLIRVSVGIEHIGDMKTDLQQAFSAAF